The segment ATCTGCAGCTTCCTCATACGAACCAAATAAACTTACAAGGACTTTTGATTTTACCAACAGGGCAACATCCTCTGGAGTATTGATTAACATATCCATGGCACACACATATGATGTAACATATCTCTCATGATATAACTTAACATGCTCATAGACAAGGAGGTTCCTAAAAATCAATTCGCTGGAATCATGTATACGCGCTTTTGGCATCCTCAGAGTAGGTGGTCGGAACCATGAAAATTGGGGAATGGCAATGAAATCATGGAACCATGGAAACAAAGGTAAGGGTAATTCCAGTTCCATAGCCAGTGCCCAATTTTCATCTTCATAAGGCTTGAACTTCATCCCTGCCCTATGCAGTTCCATTGCTGAGTGGCGTTTTATACTTGGCCAGGGATTTAATGGCATCCGTTCCGCAGGCTGGAAATATTTGTGTAAAAAGCCAAGAATATGTTCAGGAGCGGAAGCATCCGGGACTACTACATTTCCTTCAGGGAAGTAGTAAGGACGTAGAAATACACTCATATACATGGTAAGTGAGGTCATTTGTCCAGATGCTAAAACAGTACACTCGAAGATGTCTTCTAGAATAAAATACGGGATTTGGTTTTCTATCAGTAGCATGTCCTTACGTATTGATCCGATAATCAATGTGTTTGTCCCAACTGATAACCCCACTAAAACACTCTGAATGAACTCAAGTATGAAACAAGCATCTATCACCATCATCTTAGCAAGCTCCAAATCGTCGT is part of the Lactuca sativa cultivar Salinas chromosome 7, Lsat_Salinas_v11, whole genome shotgun sequence genome and harbors:
- the LOC111880725 gene encoding putative UPF0481 protein At3g02645 encodes the protein MEVKSGAVDLIRNNLKSLLECKENGQVLRKQAPPSIYMVPSVVQDLSPSSFTPRVVAIGPLHRHDEHLQGFEVQKITYLNNLLHRFCMVPEQTLRKCVEKVIGSIDEIKACYAVSTTYDDLELAKMMVIDACFILEFIQSVLVGLSVGTNTLIIGSIRKDMLLIENQIPYFILEDIFECTVLASGQMTSLTMYMSVFLRPYYFPEGNVVVPDASAPEHILGFLHKYFQPAERMPLNPWPSIKRHSAMELHRAGMKFKPYEDENWALAMELELPLPLFPWFHDFIAIPQFSWFRPPTLRMPKARIHDSSELIFRNLLVYEHVKLYHERYVTSYVCAMDMLINTPEDVALLVKSKVLVSLFGSYEEAADMINKLCKNIPFKLYYKQQWEEMDVYYNSYWPNTLAGLKRTYFNNPWNIIALFAAFVLFALTVVQTIFTIKATNGTSVASNH